A stretch of the Uranotaenia lowii strain MFRU-FL chromosome 3, ASM2978415v1, whole genome shotgun sequence genome encodes the following:
- the LOC129752075 gene encoding uncharacterized protein LOC129752075 gives MAANNVPRQTTSFHHIVIDDDTILKATANLKSSVSAGDRRNVNNYRGISALCAIAKLFELVVLDPFFSYCNFYFSNEQHGFMPKRSTTTNLLTFTSSVQDSFTKGSQTDVIYTDLTAAFDKVNHKIAIAKLDRIGICGSLLEWLPGRTETYCTFSYESRCRLIDIDTLQARRTATWASIVADLLSSRTDCSALHSNSAYDPEA, from the exons ATGGCGGCTAATAACGTCCCACGTCAGACCACTTCCTTTCATCACATCGTAATCGATGACGATACCATCTTGAAGGCGACTGCTAATCTGAAATCCAGTGTttctgcag GTGACAGGAGGAACGTTAACAATTATCGCGGTATTTCTGCCTTATGTGCGATCGCcaaactgtttgagctggttgtaTTAGATCCATTTTTCTCGTATTGCAATTTTTACTTCTCCAACgaacaacatggattcatgcctaaacgcTCTACGACTACAAACTTGTTGACGTTCACATCTTCCGTGCAAGACAGTTTTACCAAGGGATCTCAAACCGACGTAATCTACACCGACCTGACCGCAGCTTTCGACAAGGTAAACCACAAAATAGCCATAGCCAAACTAGATCGTATCGGTATTTGTGGCTCTTTACTGGAATGGCTACCTGGTAGGACGGAAACTTATTGTACGTTcag ctacgaaagccgctgccgccttaTCGATATCGACACGCTGCAGGCCCGCCGGACCGCAACATGGGCCTCTATTGTTGCCGATCTGCTTTCGTCGAGAACCGACTGCTCTGCACTGCACTCCAACTCAGCGTACGATCCCGAGGCTTGA
- the LOC129752076 gene encoding leucine-rich repeat-containing protein egg-6-like has translation MWNDVVAKNLDAELSDVIFGDSPLIHISGGSIPEIFVPYEAQMLTLARSNTSKLTIREEGEFHLLSLLIAENPLENLSLQKLSKLEMLSLKETNLMWLDFALWDKMKNLNTLEIFKTLGKLIIKTSSQFSLPNLNRLQITFCFLDELSFSGWDVPSLALIDLSNNNLTQLPQDLNSLTSLQEVILESNFIEKLNISDFDGMKNLYKIVLFNNLITEITVLNSITLPELLKLDLQYNRLEDVSILQKINLPELQELLLTGNLLHQVPPFSDWPQLAAIDLLENPLDESWIRQEMVNPETKIAHLREIRSRYWKPVHISVVISKKRSDGEGEIDQETSERKFEH, from the coding sequence ATGTGGAACGATGTGGTTGCCAAAAATTTGGATGCAGAACTTTCGGATGTGATATTTGGCGACAGTCCCTTGATTCACATAAGCGGTGGATCGATTCCGGAGATTTTCGTACCGTATGAAGCTCAAATGTTGACCCTGGCAAGAAGTAACACCTCTAAACTTACGATTCGAGAGGAAGGAGAATTTCACTTGTTGAGTCTACTGATTGCAGAGAATCCACTGGAAAACTTAAGTCTCCAAAAGTTGTCGAAACTGGAAATGTTATCCCTGAAAGAAACTAACTTAATGTGGTTAGATTTCGCGCTTTGGGACAAAATGAAGAACCTGAATACTTTGGAGATCTTTAAAACACTTGGTAAACTCATCATTAAAACATCATCTCAGTTCAGTCTTCCAAATTTGAATAGACTACAGATAACATTCTGCTTCCTTGATGAGTTAAGTTTTTCCGGTTGGGACGTTCCGTCATTGGCTTTGATCGACCTCAGCAACAATAATCTGACTCAACTTCCCCAAGATCTCAATTCCCTAACCAGTCTTCAAGAAGTTATTTTAGAATCTAACTTCATCGAAAAGCTGAACATAAGCGACTTCGACGGAATGAAAAATCTCTACAAAATTGTACTCTTTAACAACCTTATCACTGAAATTACAGTTCTCAATTCAATAACACTCCCGGAATTGCTAAAACTTGATCTACAGTACAACCGCCTAGAAGACGTCAGCATCTTACAAAAAATCAACCTTCCCGAGCTTCAGGAGCTTCTTTTAACGGGAAATCTACTGCATCAAGTTCCCCCCTTCTCGGATTGGCCCCAGCTGGCAGCCATCGACCTACTCGAAAATCCACTGGATGAAAGTTGGATTCGGCAGGAAATGGTGAATCCCGAGACGAAAATTGCTCACCTTCGAGAGATCCGGTCCCGCTATTGGAAGCCAGTGCACATTTCCGTTGTTATATCGAAGAAACGAAGTGATGGTGAAGGAGAAATCGACCAAGAGACGAGTGAAAGAAAATTTGAGCACTAA